The Phoenix dactylifera cultivar Barhee BC4 chromosome 12, palm_55x_up_171113_PBpolish2nd_filt_p, whole genome shotgun sequence genome has a window encoding:
- the LOC103697537 gene encoding uracil phosphoribosyltransferase-like, which produces MATTTRTPLPRPPDTLPEMSPSHSRRYARSPALLSLSSAIKPFPKFEFSIGRRRASCFVVARSGTAMGEHAVSDERMLVMVPPHPLIKHWISVLRNEQTPCAIFKSAMAELGRLLIYEASRDWLPTITGEIQSPIGPATVEFIDPREPVAVIPILRAGLALAEHAPSVLPATKTYHLGMRRDEETLQPSVYLNNLPDKFPEGSRILVVDPMLATGGTIVAAIELLKDRGVDSKQIKIISAVAAPPALQKLSKRFLGLRVYAGIIDPVVNEKGFMVPGLGDAGDRSFGT; this is translated from the exons ATGGCCACCACCACCAGGACTCCGCTACCGCGTCCTCCCGATACGCTACCGGAGATGTCTCCGTCACATTCTCGCCGATACGCCCGAAGCCCCGCCCTCCTCTCCCTTTCCTCCGCTATAAAACCCTTCCCGAAG TTCGAGTTTTCGATTGGGAGGCGTCGCGCGAGCTGCTTCGTCGTCGCGAGATCCGGCACGGCGATGGGGGAACATGCCGTCTCGGATGAGAGGATGCTG GTGATGGTTCCGCCGCATCCATTGATCAAGCACTGGATCTCTGTTCTCAGGAACGAGCAGACCCCCTGCGCCATCTTTA AGAGTGCCATGGCAGAACTTGGGAGATTACTCATATACGAAGCTTCAAGAGATTGGTTG CCTACAATTACGGGAGAGATCCAGTCACCAATTGGTCCTGCTACTGTTGAATTTATTGATCCACGTGAGCCTGTGGCG GTCATTCCCATCTTGAGAGCTGGTCTTGCTCTAGCTGAGCATGCTCCATCAGTTTTGCCAGCAACAAAAACTTACCACCTGG GAATGCGCAGGGATGAGGAAACACTACAGCCCTCTGTATATCTGAACAA CTTGCCGGATAAATTTCCAGAGGGATCTCGTATACTTGTTGTTGACCCTATGCTGGCAACTG GTGGCACAATAGTTGCAGCTATTGAGTTGTTGAAGGATCGTGGAGTTGACAGCAAGCAAATAAAAATT ATATCAGCTGTTGCTGCCCCGCCAGCATTGCAGAAGCTCAGCAAGAGGTTCTTAGG GCTTCGTGTATATGCAGGAATAATAGACCCAGTTGTGAATGAGAAAGG GTTCATGGTCCCAGGGTTGGGAGATGCTGGGGACCGCAGCTTTGGTACCTGA